Proteins encoded together in one Lathyrus oleraceus cultivar Zhongwan6 chromosome 5, CAAS_Psat_ZW6_1.0, whole genome shotgun sequence window:
- the LOC127083573 gene encoding two-component response regulator ARR5 isoform X1, with protein sequence MAISGDVLRECLPEVVGEFHVLAVDDSHVDRKVIERLLKFTSCKVTVVESGTRALQYLGLDGNTSSIGFDGVKVNMIMTDYSMPGMTGYELLKKIKQESSVFREIPVVVMSSENILTRIDSCLEEGAEEFLLKPVKLSDVKRLTDFILRGEGKKVEGKRSQKRSRSDDSISSLSSSCSSCELSSLSPSEILSKKSRL encoded by the exons ATGGCTATCTCCGGCGATGTTCTCAGAGAGTGTTTGCCGGAAGTTGTTGGTGAGTTTCACGTGCTTGCTGTTGATGATAGTCATGTCGATCGTAAGGTTATTGAAAGGTTGCTCAAATTCACTTCTTGCAAAG TGACCGTTGTTGAGAGTGGAACTAGAGCTCTACAGTATCTAGGGTTGGATGGTAACACGAGTTCAATTGGTTTTGAT GGTGTGAAGGTTAATATGATAATGACTGATTATTCCATGCCTGGGATGACAGGATATGAACTTCTCAAGAAGATTAAG CAGGAATCATCTGTTTTTAGAGAGATTCCAGTGGTGGTTATGTCCTCTGAGAACATCTTGACCCGAATCGATAG TTGCTTGGAGGAAGGAGCTGAAGAGTTTCTATTGAAACCGGTCAAATTGTCTGATGTGAAACGCTTAACAGATTTCATCCTAAGAGGTGAAGGAAAGAAAGTGGAAGGAAAAAGATCTCAGAAAAGAAGCCGATCAGATGATTCCATTTCATCTCTATCGTCCTCATGTTCATCATGCGAACTATCATCATTGTCACCATCTGAAATATTGTCGAAGAAATCTAGACTATAG
- the LOC127083573 gene encoding two-component response regulator ARR5 isoform X2 codes for MAISGDVLRECLPEVVGEFHVLAVDDSHVDRKVIERLLKFTSCKVTVVESGTRALQYLGLDGNTSSIGFDGVKVNMIMTDYSMPGMTGYELLKKIKESSVFREIPVVVMSSENILTRIDSCLEEGAEEFLLKPVKLSDVKRLTDFILRGEGKKVEGKRSQKRSRSDDSISSLSSSCSSCELSSLSPSEILSKKSRL; via the exons ATGGCTATCTCCGGCGATGTTCTCAGAGAGTGTTTGCCGGAAGTTGTTGGTGAGTTTCACGTGCTTGCTGTTGATGATAGTCATGTCGATCGTAAGGTTATTGAAAGGTTGCTCAAATTCACTTCTTGCAAAG TGACCGTTGTTGAGAGTGGAACTAGAGCTCTACAGTATCTAGGGTTGGATGGTAACACGAGTTCAATTGGTTTTGAT GGTGTGAAGGTTAATATGATAATGACTGATTATTCCATGCCTGGGATGACAGGATATGAACTTCTCAAGAAGATTAAG GAATCATCTGTTTTTAGAGAGATTCCAGTGGTGGTTATGTCCTCTGAGAACATCTTGACCCGAATCGATAG TTGCTTGGAGGAAGGAGCTGAAGAGTTTCTATTGAAACCGGTCAAATTGTCTGATGTGAAACGCTTAACAGATTTCATCCTAAGAGGTGAAGGAAAGAAAGTGGAAGGAAAAAGATCTCAGAAAAGAAGCCGATCAGATGATTCCATTTCATCTCTATCGTCCTCATGTTCATCATGCGAACTATCATCATTGTCACCATCTGAAATATTGTCGAAGAAATCTAGACTATAG